The following proteins are encoded in a genomic region of Sneathiella marina:
- the plsX gene encoding phosphate acyltransferase PlsX, whose amino-acid sequence MSENIVIALDAMGGDYAPDIVVKGVDLIRIRFPQARFLLFGDEARLTPLLAAYPGVANICELRHTDQAIKSEDKPSQALRKGRKSSMRLAIDSVRDGEAGAIVSAGNTGALMAMAKFSLRMMQGIDRPAIASVFPSPKGETVMLDLGANVECDADNLVQFAFMGADFARAVLGRVPPRIGLLNVGIEELKGNDTVKEAGDRLKAIENPPFVYEGFVEGDVITQGTVDVIVTDGFTGNVALKTAEGVVRMFSDFLRAGFASSLMAKIGYLLSRGGLNILKERLDPRAYNGGVLLGLNGICVKSHGGTDETGFANAIGVAIEMVSDDMIVKMKDHFEKFDMAAQMSNNAAASDDEADAETINNGAASPADPKVEKSAGTLEDAGQNRN is encoded by the coding sequence ATGAGTGAGAATATTGTCATTGCCCTTGATGCGATGGGCGGGGATTATGCCCCCGACATCGTCGTTAAAGGCGTTGATCTCATTCGTATCCGCTTTCCACAAGCCCGGTTTTTGCTTTTCGGTGATGAGGCGAGGCTTACGCCGCTCCTGGCCGCGTATCCAGGCGTGGCCAATATTTGCGAGCTACGGCATACGGATCAAGCGATCAAATCGGAAGACAAGCCAAGCCAGGCGCTCCGCAAGGGGCGCAAGAGCAGTATGCGGCTTGCCATTGACTCTGTTCGGGACGGGGAAGCGGGTGCAATTGTATCTGCTGGCAATACTGGCGCCCTAATGGCAATGGCAAAATTCTCGCTTCGGATGATGCAGGGAATTGACCGGCCCGCAATTGCCTCGGTGTTTCCGTCACCAAAAGGCGAAACGGTCATGCTTGATCTTGGCGCAAATGTTGAGTGCGATGCCGATAATCTGGTTCAGTTTGCTTTTATGGGCGCTGATTTCGCCAGAGCCGTGCTTGGACGTGTACCACCGCGCATTGGCCTTCTTAATGTCGGTATTGAGGAGCTCAAGGGCAATGATACCGTAAAGGAAGCCGGTGATCGTCTAAAAGCTATCGAAAATCCTCCTTTCGTCTATGAAGGATTTGTCGAAGGGGATGTCATAACGCAAGGCACCGTTGATGTAATTGTAACGGATGGTTTTACTGGAAATGTGGCGCTGAAGACGGCAGAGGGCGTGGTTCGTATGTTCTCGGATTTTCTCCGCGCCGGGTTTGCCAGCTCGCTTATGGCAAAAATTGGCTACCTGCTTTCCCGTGGTGGCCTTAATATCCTGAAAGAACGTTTAGATCCGCGTGCGTATAATGGGGGTGTGCTTCTCGGCTTGAACGGTATTTGCGTGAAAAGCCATGGGGGTACAGATGAAACCGGATTTGCAAACGCTATCGGCGTTGCCATTGAAATGGTATCAGATGATATGATCGTCAAAATGAAAGATCATTTTGAAAAATTTGATATGGCCGCGCAAATGAGTAACAATGCGGCGGCATCGGACGATGAAGCCGATGCTGAAACAATTAATAACGGCGCAGCCTCTCCGGCTGATCCGAAAGTGGAAAAATCCGCTGGCACACTTGAAGATGCCGGACAGAATAGGAATTAA
- the rpmF gene encoding 50S ribosomal protein L32, with amino-acid sequence MAVPKRKTTPSKRNMRRAHDSLASTQAQECQNCGELKRSHHICSECGHYGDREVLEAGDTL; translated from the coding sequence ATGGCTGTACCAAAGAGAAAAACCACCCCATCGAAACGTAACATGCGTCGTGCACATGATTCGCTGGCATCCACACAAGCACAGGAATGTCAAAATTGTGGAGAGTTAAAACGCTCACACCATATTTGTAGCGAATGTGGTCATTATGGCGATCGGGAAGTGCTCGAAGCCGGCGACACGCTTTAG
- a CDS encoding YceD family protein, producing the protein MSKTGAEVSRLINVEGLGRDPIKINIQATKDECKSLADGLGIIGLSGVMMSGVLRRQQKTDKIEVSAALKAHAVQACVATLEPVSQTIDVEFMVYYTFDKEDVVSDEVDYVIGMDEEDLPELIVNGQIDMMDIVAEQIALALDPYPRAENIAPVNMAENAGETEIAQEVHRPFANLKDLMNKK; encoded by the coding sequence ATGTCGAAGACCGGGGCTGAGGTCTCTCGGTTGATTAATGTTGAAGGATTGGGACGCGACCCGATTAAAATCAACATTCAGGCAACGAAAGACGAATGCAAATCATTGGCTGATGGCCTTGGGATCATCGGTTTGTCTGGCGTCATGATGTCAGGCGTTTTGAGACGGCAGCAGAAGACTGATAAAATAGAAGTATCGGCGGCGTTGAAAGCGCATGCGGTGCAAGCTTGCGTGGCGACGCTTGAGCCAGTGTCGCAGACTATTGATGTAGAATTCATGGTGTACTATACCTTCGACAAAGAAGATGTGGTGTCCGACGAAGTTGATTATGTCATTGGCATGGATGAAGAGGATTTGCCCGAACTGATTGTCAATGGGCAAATTGACATGATGGATATTGTGGCTGAGCAAATCGCGTTGGCCCTGGATCCGTATCCGCGGGCAGAAAATATTGCTCCGGTGAATATGGCAGAAAACGCCGGAGAGACAGAGATAGCGCAGGAGGTTCACAGACCTTTTGCAAATTTAAAGGACTTGATGAACAAGAAATGA
- a CDS encoding ubiquinol-cytochrome C chaperone family protein, whose product MVFGNLFRRDPIEQAAGDLYAEIVKQARQPAFYQTAAVPDTIDGRYEMISLHAFLVMRHLKGKSALEKKLSQKVFDHMFADMDQSLREIGVGDLSVGKRIKQMAKVFYGRVVAYEQALDGGEETLEEALRRNHYGTFEDVTTEAVTRMAAYIRSSDALLATQSEEDFKAGKVVFGVLNEK is encoded by the coding sequence GTGGTTTTTGGGAATTTATTTCGGCGCGACCCTATCGAGCAAGCCGCGGGTGATTTATATGCGGAAATTGTGAAGCAAGCCCGTCAACCGGCGTTCTATCAGACGGCAGCGGTGCCGGATACAATAGATGGTCGATATGAGATGATCTCCTTGCATGCGTTTTTGGTGATGCGGCATTTGAAAGGCAAGAGCGCCCTTGAGAAAAAGCTCTCACAAAAAGTGTTCGATCATATGTTCGCGGATATGGATCAATCCCTTCGGGAGATAGGGGTTGGCGACCTGAGTGTTGGTAAACGCATCAAGCAGATGGCTAAGGTCTTTTACGGCAGAGTTGTTGCATATGAACAAGCCCTGGACGGTGGCGAGGAAACGCTGGAAGAGGCGCTGCGGAGGAACCACTACGGTACCTTCGAAGATGTAACGACTGAAGCAGTGACCCGGATGGCGGCTTATATCCGGTCTTCGGATGCTTTGCTTGCAACTCAAAGTGAGGAGGATTTTAAGGCCGGAAAGGTAGTTTTCGGCGTTCTTAACGAGAAATAA
- a CDS encoding outer membrane protein assembly factor BamE, protein MLDDKPFMGHELSIKLVFVNSKPHYDKGTMIKIRTGLCIALTGIALSACSPIETDQGYRVDPEQLALIETGITNKDGVEQLMGSPSSIATFQTEGDAWYYISSKTEHLAFLPKEVVSRDVIIVKFDINDVVAEIEDYGKEQGTEIEMVERTTPTGGRKLGFFEQIFGNLGRFNTGEQ, encoded by the coding sequence TTGCTGGATGACAAGCCATTTATGGGCCATGAATTAAGCATTAAGTTGGTGTTCGTCAACTCAAAGCCGCATTATGATAAAGGTACCATGATTAAAATCAGAACAGGTCTTTGCATCGCGCTAACGGGGATTGCCCTTTCAGCTTGTTCGCCCATTGAAACGGATCAGGGCTACCGGGTGGATCCAGAACAGCTTGCCCTGATCGAGACGGGCATCACCAACAAGGATGGCGTAGAGCAACTGATGGGCTCCCCCTCAAGTATCGCGACCTTTCAAACCGAAGGGGATGCCTGGTATTATATCAGCAGCAAAACCGAGCATTTGGCCTTCCTGCCGAAGGAAGTCGTCTCCCGTGATGTGATTATCGTCAAATTCGATATTAACGATGTGGTCGCCGAAATTGAAGATTATGGGAAAGAGCAAGGAACCGAAATTGAAATGGTCGAACGGACCACGCCTACCGGCGGCCGTAAGCTTGGCTTCTTCGAACAAATCTTCGGAAACCTCGGCCGTTTCAATACCGGGGAACAATAG